ACATGAGCGTTCCGCTGATACGGAAGAGATGGAGTCCGGGAGAGGTGCGCCACCACGTATCATCCCATGGCATGGCCGGACCAATGTTCTTGGACAGGAAGATCACAAATGGTCCGATGAGGCCAACCCAGAACATCCACCGCGCTATCCGCCCCTTATCGTTGGACTGCATGAAGAGTCCGGTGATGAAGGCCCCGGCAAAGAGGTAGCTCGACCACGGAAGTAGTGGAAAGGGGCTTTCTTTTGGCCATACACCAGTGGCCCACGTGCAACACATGATTGTGAGAGCAAGAACTCCGTATACCCATGTGGTTCTGCGGAGATCGCCGATAACAAGGTAGACTGTTAGTGCTGCCAACGAGCTGAACACAATGGTCTGCAAAACATCTATCTGTAACCACGGAAGAAGCTCGTCTGCCGAGGCGATCAACAATCTGTCCAGAGAGTAGAAGGGGGCGTGCAGGGAGTAGGCCCACACAAGGATGTAGCCGAGCCGACGCAGGTATACAAAGAGGTCGGACCCAAACGTTCGGTAGGCTTCGCCCTTACGCGAAAGGGCTATCCAGAGTCCGGCCCCGGCACAGAAGATGAACGTAGGTGCCACAAAGCCGTTGGAGATGTTCAGCACGTCGAAGAACCAGCCGATTCGTAGCGAAGGATCAAGCACGACATTTGTCACGTGAACCTGGATCATCCAGATCACGGCAAGCCCCCTTACAACGTCGAGAAATGCGAACCGTTCACCCTTGGCTTTGGCCATCACTATCTCCTGCGGGGGCCACGCCCGGAAAGTCTGCGCAGAAATCCAACGGCCAGACCGGAGAAGACTATGAAGCCCACAACCACGAGTCCGATAATGATAAAGTACC
This region of Ignavibacteria bacterium genomic DNA includes:
- a CDS encoding DUF1624 domain-containing protein; translated protein: MAKAKGERFAFLDVVRGLAVIWMIQVHVTNVVLDPSLRIGWFFDVLNISNGFVAPTFIFCAGAGLWIALSRKGEAYRTFGSDLFVYLRRLGYILVWAYSLHAPFYSLDRLLIASADELLPWLQIDVLQTIVFSSLAALTVYLVIGDLRRTTWVYGVLALTIMCCTWATGVWPKESPFPLLPWSSYLFAGAFITGLFMQSNDKGRIARWMFWVGLIGPFVIFLSKNIGPAMPWDDTWWRTSPGLHLFRISGTLMLLGLLFTQEQRMRTSKLGTMLQTIGNESLFMYVGHLLFVYGSMQSVISSIYGSSTLGYGGVAVVWIIVTAAFVALMMIWHTLKSKRPDLAQRILIIQLAWMVISFIVLPADFSFSRMLGLD